From the genome of Agromyces badenianii:
TCGGCGACCTCGGCAGTGCGGCCGAGCTCGTGCAGCTCATCCACCGGGTGCAGGAGGAGCGCGAGCCGTTCGAGCAGGTCGGCGTGCCGGGCAATCCCGGCGCATCGCGCATCAGGGAGCGGCCCCGCCCCGAACGGGTCGCCGTCGCCGCCTTCCCCACCGGGCACCCGCGTTCGCGCGGAGTCGGGCAAGACGTCGACACCCTTCTCGCCAAGGAGATCGCCGGGGCGAACCTCGCGATCACCCAGCTCTTCTGGCGGGCCGACGACTACCTCGGCTTCGTCGATCGTGCCCGCGCCGGCGGGGTCACGATCCCGATCCTGCCGGGCATCATGCCCGTGACGACGCCTGCACGACTGTCTCGGCTCACCGAGCTGACCGGCGTCGAACCGCCCGCCGAGCTCTCGATCGACCTCGAGATCGAGCCGGATGCCTCGGCGCAGGCCGAGCTCGGCATCACCTTCGCCACCCGCCTCTCCACCGAGGTGATCGCGGGCGGCGCTCCGGGATTGCACCTCTACACCTTCAACCGCCATGAGGCCGTGCTCGACGTCGTCGAGCGGCTCGGGCTGCGCGCCGACCGGCTCGCCGACGAAAGGAACACCGCACGATGACCACCCCCGCACCCGCCTTCCCGATCGCGACGATCCTCGGCTACCCGCGCATCGGGCGCCGGCGCGAGTTGAAGCGAGCCGTCGAGTCGTTCTGGGCCGGCTCGATCACGGCCGCCGAACTCGAGCAGGCCGCCGCCGAGCTGCGCGCCGCCACCCGTGAGCGTCTCGCGTCGCTCGGGCTCGGGCGCACGGACTCGGCCATCCCCGAGACCTTCTCGTTCTACGACCAGGTGCTCGATGCCGCGGTCGCCGTCGGTGCCGTGCCCGAGCGCTTCGCCGCACTCGTCGACGAGCAGGGCGAGCTCGATCTCGCCGGGTACTTCACGATCGCCCGCGGCGTCGGCGACGATGCTCCGCTCGAGATGACCAAATGGTTCGACTCGAACTACCACTACCTCGTGCCCGAGATCGGCCCCGAGACCGCCTTCTCGCTGCACGCCGAGCGGATCCTCGCCGAGTTCGCCGAGGCGAAGGCCGCAGGCTTCGTGACCCGGCCCGTCATCGTCGGCCCCGTGACCTTCCTGCTCCTCGCGAAGGCCGCCGACGGTGCCCCGTCGGACTTCCAGCCGATCGACCGGCTCGCCGATCTCGTGCCCGTCTACGCTGCGCTGCTCGAGCGGCTCGCCGAGGCCGGCGCCGAGTGGGTGCAGCTCGACGAGCCCGCGCTCGTGAGCGAGAGCATCGACGTGCCCCGCGATCGCGTGCTCGAATCGGTCGCCGCGGCGTATGACGCGCTCGGTGCGCTCGAGCGCCGCCCGGCGATCTTCGTCGCCGCGCCGTACGGCTCGCTCGACGATGCGCTGCCGGCCCTCGCGGCCACTCCGGTGGAGGCGATCGGGCTCGACCTCGTGCGCGGCGCGCTGCCCGAGGTGCTCGACCCCGCGACCGCCGAGTCGCTCGCCGCGAAGACCCTGGTCGCCGGGGTCGTCGACGGCCACAACATCTGGCGCGGCGATCTCGCCGCAGCCTTCGACCGAGTCGAGGCCGTGCAGCACCTCTCGCCCTCGGTTGCCGTTTCCACCTCCACCTCGCTGCTGCACGTGCCGCACGATGTCGACGACGAGGATGTGCTCGA
Proteins encoded in this window:
- a CDS encoding methylenetetrahydrofolate reductase; protein product: MAPTASDASGADCRSGLPLSFELFPPRTDAAALALGRTIDRLAEVDPAFISVTFGAGGSSRARSLTVLRYMLEHTHVEAMAHLTCVGSSHAEANRLVREFLDAGITSFLALRGDPPADADPDAGIGDLGSAAELVQLIHRVQEEREPFEQVGVPGNPGASRIRERPRPERVAVAAFPTGHPRSRGVGQDVDTLLAKEIAGANLAITQLFWRADDYLGFVDRARAGGVTIPILPGIMPVTTPARLSRLTELTGVEPPAELSIDLEIEPDASAQAELGITFATRLSTEVIAGGAPGLHLYTFNRHEAVLDVVERLGLRADRLADERNTAR